The region AACCTGACTGTCCGACGGGATGGCTCCTCGCTCCTGCCTCCTGGTAATGAGTGGGGCACTTTCCCTTCTGTTTCCGTAGGCTGGGTGCTTAGTAACGAGGATTTCTTCCCTGCCGGCGATGTACTAAATTACCTAAAGCTGCGCGGCAGCTGGGGCCAGAACGGAAGTTTGTCTAACCTGACCCTGGGGCAATGGGCTGCGGTAATTACCTCGCAGGGTATCCGCTACCCCGATGGCAATGGCGGCTACATCACGGTGGCTGAGCCGGCCCAGCTGGCCAACCCGGACCTTACCTGGGAGACAAGCCAGCAGGTTGACGTTGGCCTGGACCTGGGCTTCTTCCAGAACAGGCTCACCCTCACCACCGACTACTTCGTGAAGACCACGAAGGATCTGATCACCCCTGGTACGCCCCCCCGGTTTATCGGGAACGTGTTGCCCTTCGTGAACGGCGGTGATGTACGGAACAGGGGCTGGGAGTTCGAGCTTGGTTTCAACAACGACGAGAATGCCTTTAAATATGAATTCGCCGCTAACCTGACCACGCTGGACAACGAAGTAACTTTCCTGAACCCGAACGTTACCCGCATCGCCGGCACAGGCGTCGGCACGGGCTGGACGGCTACCTACTTCGAAGAGGGCTTTCCGATCTGGTACTTCCGCGGCTACAAGACAGCGGGCATCTTCCAGACAGAGGACGAGATAGGGCAGTACCTGAGCGAAAACAACATCACAGGGTATGACCCTGCGCCCGGCGACCCCATCGTGGTGGATGTTAACGGCGATGGCCAGATCTCGCCGGACGACCAGACCTTTATCGGCAGCCCACACCCAGAGCTCGTGTACGGTGGCCGCATTAACCTCAGCTACAGGGGCTTTGATTTCCTAGCTTTTATCCAGGGCCAGTCTGGCAACGACGTGCTGCTGGCCTTCAACCGTGTAGACCGCCCGACCGCCAATAGGCCCGCCTTTTTCTACGAAGACCGCTGGACCGGGCCGGGAAGCACCAATAGCTGGTTTGCCCCCAACACCACCAGTACCTTCGTGTATAACAGCGACCTGATGCTCTTCGATGGCTCCTATGCCCGTATCCGGCAGCTGCAGTTGGGCTATACGCTGCCCAACACCCTCACCGAGCGCATCAGCGTACGGGATGCCAGGTTCTATGTGTCGCTGGACGACTTCTTCACCTTTACCGATTACCCTGGCCTGGACCCAGAGGCAGGCAGTAACGATGTGAACAGCCTTGGCATTGACAGAGGCGTGTACCCTGTTCCCCGAAAAGCATTGGTGGGCCTTACGTTCAGCTTCTAACCTTTAACCAAGAAAGACCATGAAAGAGTATATTTTGAAAATAGCAATGATGAGCCTGTTCACACTATTGGTAGCAACAGGCTGCGAGGAAGATTTTCTGGAGTCAGACATACCGGGCAGGCTGCCGCAGGAGGAGTTCTACCAAACTGATGAGGACGCCCTGCGGGCCACGGCCGCTGCCTACGATATGCTGCAGGCGCACTACAACTGGGGCTGGGCCAGTATGTACCTTGTCAAAACCCTGCTATCGGATGAGAGTAACGCCGGGGGCAGCGGCCCAGGGGATCAGCCAGGCTACCAAACCCTCGACGATTACACGTTCGACTCCCAAAATGACGCGGTGCTGGGTGCCTGGAGCATGAGCTACTACGGCATCTACCGGGCCAACCAGGTCATCAACAGAGTTGACCCTGAAACAGACCTGCGCCAGCGCCTGATCGCGGAGGCCAAGGCACTGAGGGCGCTTTACTACCTAGACCTTGTTTCGCTTTGGGGAGATGTGCCGCTGATAGTGAGTGACATCCCGCCAAGTGAGTACAACGCACAGCAGCGGGCCAGCCGGGAGGAGGTATACGCGCAGATAGAGCAGGACCTGACCGAGGCCATTGCCGAGCTACCCCTGAAGAGCACCTACGGTAGCGGAGAAAGGTTCCGCTTCTCCAAGGGGGCGGCACAGGCCTTGCTCGGCCGGGCGCACCTGTACCAGGAGGAGTGGCAACAGGCTGCCCAGCTGTTTGATGAGGTCATCAACTCCGGCCAGTACAGTCTGGAGCCGAACTTCAGCACCGTATTTTCGCAGGAAGGGGAGTTTGGGCCAGAGTCTTTGTTTGAAGTGGCTTACTCCAACGATGCAAATTATGATTGGGGGAATTTTCCGTGGGGCAACGGCCGCAACCTGGAAAGCAACATCCACATACAGCTGATGGGACCACGCTCCGACTTCTATACCAAGGCACCGCAGGACTCTTTGATTGGCGGCTGGGGATTTAACACACCTCGCCCTGGGTTATACCAGGCCTTTGTCGAGGCAGGCGATACCGAGCGAAAAATCAACACCATTATGTCAGAGGAGGAGTTGGAGGCAATGGGCGGCAACTGGAGTGAACCCAATGCTTATGATTACATGGGCTACTTCCAGCGCAAGTATGGCTCCTACGTCAATCAGACCAGCTCTGAGGGCGGCTCCATTGCGGAATTGAACTATGGCACCAACTGGCGTCTGATCCGGTACGCGGATGTGCTGCTGATGGCTGCCGAAGCCTACTACCGCCTGGGCGATGAGGCCAGGGCACGCGAAGAACTGAACAAAGTGCGCCAAAGAGCCGGGCTCGAGGCGGTGATGGTTTCTGGCACGGACCTGTTCAATGCCATTGTAAGGGAACGGCAGTTGGAGCTGGCCTTTGAGGGCTTCCGGTACATCGACCTGGTGCGTTGGGGGCTGGCGGCACAGGAGCTGGGGCCGCTCGGTTATATGGAGGGCAAGCACAACCTGCTACCGGTACCAGACACGGATGTGAGAACGGCTAACCTGGCGCAGAATCCTGGCTATTAGGCCCTGTTCAAATGTATAAAGACAGCGGGGAGCTACCATGGCAGCTCCCCGCTGTCTTTGTAGCTGCTTAAGCAGCATTTGTTAGTAGTTCCACGGATACAGGTCCGGCTCTTTGGCGCCGCGGCTCTTCATGCGGATCGGGTGCACCGCCTCGGTCTCCTCAAAGTATAGGAAGGCATCATAGCGCTCGGGGATAATGGAGGGAACGTAATTGCCGAACATCTCATACTTGGGATCATACACTACCCCGATGGCGCGGTGGCCGATATAATCCTGCACCTCCGGCACATGCTTCAGGTCCCTGGAAAGTATGATCTTATCCTCGGTGCTGACGTTGTGGAGGAACTCCTCCCAACTGCCGCTGACGGCGGGTGGCACGTCCATTTTCTGCATCGGTGCTCCCCAGGCTTTGCCGGCTATCACGGTGCCCTGGTAGGTGCCAAACCCCACCAGACGCACATTATCGCGCCCATACTTTTCCCGGGCCAGTTGACCGATGTTATACATGCCATTGTCTGCCATATCGGTGTAGCGGGCATCGCCGATGTGCGTGTTGTGCTCCCAGACAATGGCCTTGGAGTCGGGACCGTGGAACTCCAGCAGGCGGTCCAGGGTCTCCATCATGTGGCTATCGCGCACGTTCCAGGAGTCCGTGCTGCCATTGATCATGGCCCGGTAATACTTCTCGGCATTCGCCGCCACCAGCGCGTTCTGCCTGGTGTTAAAATCCTGCTCGGGGTCGTTGCCGAAGCTACGCTGCTGCTGTACCTTCTGCAACATCTCAATCACCTCGCGCTCGCAGTCGGTGGGCACAAAGGCGGTGGCACGGGCATAGGTTTGGGGGTCGCGGTTAAAGGGCTCGAAACAGTTGATGGCCAGGCGCGCAGCCTCGGCGGCCTGCCCGTCGTTGCTCTCCAGGTAGCGCACGATCTGCTCCAGGCTCTCCCAAAGGCTGTAGACGTCCAGCCCGTAAAACCCGGCTTTCTCGCCCTGCTTGCGCTGGTTGTTAAACTCCCGCAGCCACTCCACCAGCGCCGCCACCTCCCAGTTTGCCCACATCCAGGTAGGCCAGCGGCGGTATACTTCCAGCACCTCGGCAATCTTGCTGCCAGCATTGGGATAGCCTTTCACCATGCGGTTCACGGCATAGCACTCGGGCCAGTCGCCTTCCACGGCAATAAACTGAAAGCCCTTCTCCTGTATCAGCCGCCGGGAGATAGCCGTGCGCCAGGTATAGTACTCGGAAGTGCCGTGCGAAGCCTCCCCCAGCATCACGACACGGGCATCGCCTATCTCCTGCAGTAAAACATCCAGGTCTTTCTCTTTTGTAAGTGCCGTGTATTGAAAAGGTTTCTGTCCCATAGCCGTGGTGTAAAGTATGACGTAGCGCTCCAACAAATTTGCTGTATTGTACTTTCCTCGAGCGGTTTATGTTCCACAAAATAAAACACCCGCTCTACTTCTCAGGTAAAGCAGGTGCAACCGAAAGGCTAAATATGATACCTGATTACGACTGGTTCTGCTGGGAGAACACCCTGCGCAGCAGCTCGGTGGTGCGGGCAAGCGGGTTTTCGCGTATCTTCAGTTCCTCCGCTGCCACGAGCGTAAACAGGCCGTCTATGGCTTTCTGAGTGGCGTAATCGTCCAGGTCGGGGTTAACCTTTTGCACCAACGGGATCTTGTTGTACTGGTTCACCAGGTCGGCGTAGTAGCGGGTGGCGTTCGTTTTCTCCAGCGACTTGACCATCACCGGGTTAAAGGCATCATACAGCTGCTGCGAGGTGGTGCGCTTCAGGTAATTGGTGGCAGCGTCCTTGTCGCCACGAAGTATAGCCCAGGCATCCTGTATGGTTAACTGCTTGATGGCGCTCACGAAGATCGGCACGGCGCTTTTGGCCGCGTCCTCGGCACCACGGTTCAGGGTAAGGATGAATTTATCTACCTCGTTGCCCAAACCCACCTGACGCAGGGTGTTCTCCACACGCTGCACATCCTTCGGGAATGGGATCCGGATGAGGGAGTTTCCGTAAAAACCGTCCGTCTGGGAAGCCTGTTTCGCACCGTTCGTAATGCCCACTTCCAGCGCCTGCTTCAGGCCGGCGGCCACTTCGGTTTGGGTAAGCGGTGCGTTCGCGGTGCCAGCCAGCACGCCATCCATGGTGCGCTGCAGGTCGGTTACGGTGCAGGCAGAGGCGCCAAGCGCCAGGGCAAGTGCAGAAGTATAAATCAGTTTCTTCATAAAGGGTAAGTATTGATTCCGTTAATTAAATATCAGGACAAAAGAATTTCCAAGTGAAAAAAATTACAAGCCGGCAACATACTTCTCAGGGGCTCTCTCTTTATACTTCAGGCAGGCCATGCCCATCTCCTTTGCCAAACAATCCGTTGTATGGAAAAAAGTATAACGACAGTTTTTTACGCAAGCTGCCACAACATCTTTACCTTTATCAGGTTTAAGAAAGCTAAACACAAATCAGACCACAACTATAGATGAAAGCAGTTACTGCTGAGATTATCACCATCGGAGACGAGATCCTGTACGGCCAGATCGTAGATACCAACTCCGCCTGGATGGGCACTGAACTCACCAAGATCGGGGTAAAGGTAAAGCAAATTACCTCTATCTCCGACAATGCCGGGCATATTGTGCAGGCACTGGACGAGGCTAAAACCCGCGCCGATATCATCCTTATCACCGGCGGCCTGGGCCCCACCAAGGACGATTTGACCAAGCACGTGCTGGCCGACTACTTCCATACGTCGCTCAGGCTGCACGAGCCCTCGCTGGCCGACATCGCCGCGCTTTTTAAGGTGCGGGGCATCGAGCTGACGGAGCTGAACCGCCAGCAGGCGTTTCTGCCGGAAAGCTGCATGCCGGTCCGCAACGCGCTGGGAACGGCCCCGGGCATGTGGTTTGAGCAGGACGGGAAGGTGTTTGTGTCGATGCCGGGGGTACCGTTTGAGATGAAGCGCATGATGACAGACATCGTGCTGCCGCAGCTCAAATCATACTTTAAAACACCGCACATCATTCATAAGGTCATACAGACCGTGGGCCTGGCCGAATCCATACTTGCCGAGCGCCTGGAGGACTGGGAAACCAGCCTGCCCGGGCACCTGAAGCTGGCCTACCTGCCGCACCTGGGCGGGGTGCGGCTGCGCCTGACAGGCCAAGGGATGGACGAGGCTATTTTAAAGCAGGAACTGCAGCAGGAAGTGGACAAGCTGCCGCCCCTCATCGGCAAGTATATTTTCGCCTACGGCGAGGTGCCGTTGGAGGAGGCCACCGGGCAGTTGCTAAAAGAGCGCGGCCTGACGGTGGCCACGGCCGAGAGCTGCACGGGCGGCTTTGTGGCCCACAAACTTACGAGTATAGCCGGCAGTTCGGCCTACTTCATGGGCGGCGTGATCGCCTACCACAACGAGGTGAAAATACGGGAGCTACGCATAAAACCTGAAACCCTGCAACAGCATGGCGCCGTAAGCGAGGCTACCGTGCGGGCCATGGCCGAGAACGTACGCCTGCAGTTTAGCACAGATATCGGCCTTGCCACCAGCGGCATTGCCGGGCCGGATGGCGGCACGCCAGACAAACCGGTGGGCACGATCTGGATCGCCTATGCCGACAAGTATAAAACGGAAGCTAAGCTACTCAATTACAACAAGAACAGGCTGCTCAATATAGAATACACTACCATGGCTGTGCTGAACCTGCTGCGCCAAAGTTTGGAGCCAACGGTTGAGGAATAGGCTAAAATAATTAACTTTGTCTGAACTTTTCATACAACAGGCCTGAAAAGGGGTTAGTACTCACTTCCTTTTTAGAGCCCTGCATCTTTTCCTGAATTAAAAACGATCAACGAATAACGACACATATGGCACTTGTAGAAATGGTTATGCCCAAGATGGGCGAGAGTATCATGGAAGGTACCGTTCTCAAATGGCTCAAAAGCGTGGGTGACACCATTGAGCAGGACGAATCGGTACTGGAGGTAGCTACAGATAAAGTGGACACAGAGGTACCTGCCCTGCAAAGCGGCGTGCTGAAGGAGATTTTGGTACAGGAGGGTGATGTGGTAGCCGTTGGCGCTCCGATCGCTGTCATCGCTACGGATGGTGAGGACACCGGTACTCCTGCTGCCCCTGCTACTACCGAGGCTCCCGCCCCTGCCGCCGCTGCACCTGAGGCCGCGCCACAGCAAGCTGCCGCTTCCCCTGCCGGCGCTGTAGCCAGGCTAGACCAGCCTGCCGCTGGCCGTTTCTACTCGCCGCTGGTGCTCAACATTGCCCGCGAAGAAGGCATTTCGATGCAGGAACTGGAGTACATTCCGGGTACCGGCAAGGAAGGCCGCGTGTCCAAGAAAGATATTCTGGAGTATGTAGAGAGCCGTAAAAACGCTCCTGCCCAGGCTGCCGCTCCGCAGGCACAGGCTCCGGCTGCTCCACAAGTACAGCTACAGACAGCCCCTGCCGCTCAGCCGCAGGCTGCTGCCCCTCAGGTGAAACCGGCTGCTTCTTACGGTGGCAACACAGAGCTGATCGAGATGGACCGCATGCGCAAGATGATTGCCGACCGCATGGTAGACAGCAAGCGCATCTCTCCGCACGTTACCTCTTTCGTGGAGGCCGACGTGACCAACCTCGTGAACTGGAGAAACAAGTGGAAGAATGAGTATAAGAAGCGCGAGGGCGAGAACCTGACCTTCACGCCGATCTTCATCGACGCCATTGCCAAGGCCATCAAAGACTTCCCGATGATCAACGTGTCGGTGGACGGCAGCACCATCATCCGCCATAAGGACATCAACATCGGCATGGCTGTGGCTCTGCCTAGCGGTAACCTGATCGTGCCCAACATCAAGAACGCCGACCAACTGAACCTGAACGGGCTGACCAAGAAGGTGAACGACCTGGCCAACCGTGGCCGCATGAACAAACTGACGCCGGACGACCTGGCAGGTGGCACCTACACCGTGTCTAACGTGGGCTCTTTCGGCAACGTGATGGGCACGCCGATCATCATGCAGCCGCAGGTGGCCATCATGGCGGTGGGCGCGATCAAGAAAAAGCCAGCCGTGATCGAGACGCCGGAAGGTGATCTGATCGGAATCCGCCACTTCATGTTCCTGTCGCACTCTTACGACCACCGCGTGGTGGATGGCTCGCTGGGCGGCATGTTCGTGCGCCGTGTGGCCGATTACCTGGAGCAGTTCGACGTGAACCAGACCATTTAATCTATGACAAAAGATCTTTTGACTTAGGACAAAAGGCCTCCTTGTAAGTATAAAGCCTGCTTCGTAACCGGAGCAGGCTTTCTTTTGTCAGAAATTTTAAGAAAACCAGCACTTTTTGCGATTGCCAAAGTATAAATTAGCAAATTGGTATATTATTACGCATTATGCTGACATCACACGAACCAATAAAACGATGAAAAACATACTTCCCTGGATACTGGCCGCCGTGTTCCTGTTTCTGGCGCTATACTTTTACTGGCAGAAAAACGAGGCTGAGAGTCGCCTGAGCATTGCCGACAGCCAGGTGGCCGAGATTGACCAGGAACTGGAGGAGCAGACCGCGGCCGTGGACTCGCTGGAGGAAATGGTGCTGCCACCCGACACGATGAACCTGGTGCCTCCGGGCGGTGCCGCCTTTGTGGACGAACTGGGCAGCCTGAGCCAAGCCGATATCCAGCGCCTGAAGCGCAAGGGCCTCAAAAACCCGGAGACCGACCTGATGAACGACCTGAGCCGCAAGCAAGAGGCGCTCCTGCCTACCAAAGGCGTGCTGGGCGGCACCATGGCCATCCGCGACACCCGCATCCTGAACGACCGCTACGCCTTGGCCTACTATGAGGACGGCCACATTGGCGGTTACATGCTCCTGAAGTATGAAGTGAAGGACGGGAAGATTAATTGGACGGTGATGGATAGCTCGCCGCTGTAATTTCCTAGCACGGGATTTGAGTGGAAGAAGTATAAAGCACAAAAATCAGCCAACCGATGTCAACACTACTGCTAAGTTTCCTGCTTCCCCTCTCCTTTATACTTTCCGATTCATCTCAGCTGCGCCTGCAGCGGGACCTGCAGAAAGACCTCAGCCGCCTGCAGCAGGCCAACAGCTACTTCATCAGCGACAACAGCAACCTGAGCCCCACCGTGCAAACCGTGGCACAGGACCTGCAAATGTTCGCCCTGGTGGCCAACCTCGACCTGAGCAAGGCCACCTACATCCAGCAACAGCAGGGGCAACACCAGGTGCACCGCTGGAAGTTTGATGAGGGTGAAATCCGCAGCATTGTGCAGATACAGAGCAACATTGCACTGGACACGGTGGTAACGCAGCGCTACCTCGAGAACCGCGCCCCCACCCAGCACCGCATCCAAAACAGCTTCAACTTCCGCACCTATCTTGTTTCCACAGCTTCGGAGCCAGACAAGCTATACTACCTGACAGAGGAACAGCAGGGGCTGCTAGGCTACCGGCTAGGCGAAAAGCAGGTGGAGATAACCTATGCTGCGGCCAAAGAGGGCTTGAGCGATATCCTGCCTGCGTATAAAGCGGAAGTGCAGCAGCTGAGCGCCGGATTCCGGTAATAGCTGCATTTTGTTTCCCTCCCCTCAAACCACACCATTCTCATCCGAAGCTAATCTTGGAAATGGGTATTGTTTGCGCCCCTCCGGAAAAGCGCTTCCTGTAAAATCATTCGCTGGCAGCACCCTTTCGGTTTATACTTGCTTTTACAATCTGAAGCACTTGCTGTAAGTAAAGTATTCTTCAGTAATTATGTCGCAGTGACGGCAGGTTTGCTCCGGCAGTTCAGCCAACAAGTATGGGCGGGTAGCCATGTGCTGACAGATTGACATAAAAAAGAGGCGATCTTCCTGTTGGCACATACCTTGTTAAAACAGAAGTAACCTTAAAAGAAAATTGAATCAGCAACTATAAATAAAACTATAGAATGGGAAAAATAATAGGCATTGACTTAGGTACTACAAACTCTTGCGTTGCCGTAATGGAGGGTAACGAGCCGGTTGTTATACCTAATAGCGAAGGACGCCGCACGACTCCGTCTATCGTAGCATTCTTGGATAACGGAAACGGCGAGCGTAAAGTAGGAGATCCTGCCAAGCGCCAGGCGATCACGAACCCGCAGAACACGATTGCTTCCATCAAGCGCTTCATGGGCCACAGCTACAACGAGGTGAGCGAGGAGGCAAAGCAGGTTTCTTACAAAGTGGTACAGGGTGGTAACAACACCGTACGCGTTGAGATCGGCGACAGACAATATACGCCACAAGAGATCTCCGCAATGGTGCTTCAGAAAATGAAGGCTACTGCCGAGGAGTACCTGGGAACTACGGTCACAGAAGCGGTTATCACTGTTCCAGCATACTTTAATGATGCACAGCGCCAGGCTACCAAAGAGGCCGGCCAGATTGCAGGCCTTGAGGTGAAGCGTATCATCAACGAGCCAACCGCCGCTGCGCTTGCTTACGGCCTGGACAAGAAAAGCATCGACCAGAAGATCGCGGTGTTTGACCTTGGTGGCGGTACATTCGATATCTCGATCCTGGAATTGGGTGACGGCGTGTTCGAGGTACTTTCCACAAACGGCGACACGCACCTGGGTGGTGATGACTTTGACCAGGTGATCATCAACTGGCTGGCCGATGAGTTCAAGAAAGACGAAGGCCTGGACCTGCGCAAAGACCCGATGGCATTACAGCGCCTGAAAGAAGCCGCTGAAAAGGCTAAGATTGAGCTTTCCTCTTCTCAGGAGACAGAAATTAACCTGCCTTACATCATGCCGGTAGATGGGGTGCCGAAACACCTGGTGCGCAAACTCAGCCGCGCCAAGTTCGAGCAACTGTCTGACGATTTGATCCGCCGCTCCATGGAGCCTTGCAAAAAAGCGCTTCAGGACGCTGGTCTTTCTACTTCTGATAT is a window of Pontibacter kalidii DNA encoding:
- a CDS encoding RagB/SusD family nutrient uptake outer membrane protein encodes the protein MKEYILKIAMMSLFTLLVATGCEEDFLESDIPGRLPQEEFYQTDEDALRATAAAYDMLQAHYNWGWASMYLVKTLLSDESNAGGSGPGDQPGYQTLDDYTFDSQNDAVLGAWSMSYYGIYRANQVINRVDPETDLRQRLIAEAKALRALYYLDLVSLWGDVPLIVSDIPPSEYNAQQRASREEVYAQIEQDLTEAIAELPLKSTYGSGERFRFSKGAAQALLGRAHLYQEEWQQAAQLFDEVINSGQYSLEPNFSTVFSQEGEFGPESLFEVAYSNDANYDWGNFPWGNGRNLESNIHIQLMGPRSDFYTKAPQDSLIGGWGFNTPRPGLYQAFVEAGDTERKINTIMSEEELEAMGGNWSEPNAYDYMGYFQRKYGSYVNQTSSEGGSIAELNYGTNWRLIRYADVLLMAAEAYYRLGDEARAREELNKVRQRAGLEAVMVSGTDLFNAIVRERQLELAFEGFRYIDLVRWGLAAQELGPLGYMEGKHNLLPVPDTDVRTANLAQNPGY
- a CDS encoding erythromycin esterase family protein; the encoded protein is MGQKPFQYTALTKEKDLDVLLQEIGDARVVMLGEASHGTSEYYTWRTAISRRLIQEKGFQFIAVEGDWPECYAVNRMVKGYPNAGSKIAEVLEVYRRWPTWMWANWEVAALVEWLREFNNQRKQGEKAGFYGLDVYSLWESLEQIVRYLESNDGQAAEAARLAINCFEPFNRDPQTYARATAFVPTDCEREVIEMLQKVQQQRSFGNDPEQDFNTRQNALVAANAEKYYRAMINGSTDSWNVRDSHMMETLDRLLEFHGPDSKAIVWEHNTHIGDARYTDMADNGMYNIGQLAREKYGRDNVRLVGFGTYQGTVIAGKAWGAPMQKMDVPPAVSGSWEEFLHNVSTEDKIILSRDLKHVPEVQDYIGHRAIGVVYDPKYEMFGNYVPSIIPERYDAFLYFEETEAVHPIRMKSRGAKEPDLYPWNY
- a CDS encoding DUF4197 domain-containing protein — translated: MKKLIYTSALALALGASACTVTDLQRTMDGVLAGTANAPLTQTEVAAGLKQALEVGITNGAKQASQTDGFYGNSLIRIPFPKDVQRVENTLRQVGLGNEVDKFILTLNRGAEDAAKSAVPIFVSAIKQLTIQDAWAILRGDKDAATNYLKRTTSQQLYDAFNPVMVKSLEKTNATRYYADLVNQYNKIPLVQKVNPDLDDYATQKAIDGLFTLVAAEELKIRENPLARTTELLRRVFSQQNQS
- a CDS encoding competence/damage-inducible protein A, whose product is MKAVTAEIITIGDEILYGQIVDTNSAWMGTELTKIGVKVKQITSISDNAGHIVQALDEAKTRADIILITGGLGPTKDDLTKHVLADYFHTSLRLHEPSLADIAALFKVRGIELTELNRQQAFLPESCMPVRNALGTAPGMWFEQDGKVFVSMPGVPFEMKRMMTDIVLPQLKSYFKTPHIIHKVIQTVGLAESILAERLEDWETSLPGHLKLAYLPHLGGVRLRLTGQGMDEAILKQELQQEVDKLPPLIGKYIFAYGEVPLEEATGQLLKERGLTVATAESCTGGFVAHKLTSIAGSSAYFMGGVIAYHNEVKIRELRIKPETLQQHGAVSEATVRAMAENVRLQFSTDIGLATSGIAGPDGGTPDKPVGTIWIAYADKYKTEAKLLNYNKNRLLNIEYTTMAVLNLLRQSLEPTVEE
- a CDS encoding dihydrolipoamide acetyltransferase family protein — its product is MALVEMVMPKMGESIMEGTVLKWLKSVGDTIEQDESVLEVATDKVDTEVPALQSGVLKEILVQEGDVVAVGAPIAVIATDGEDTGTPAAPATTEAPAPAAAAPEAAPQQAAASPAGAVARLDQPAAGRFYSPLVLNIAREEGISMQELEYIPGTGKEGRVSKKDILEYVESRKNAPAQAAAPQAQAPAAPQVQLQTAPAAQPQAAAPQVKPAASYGGNTELIEMDRMRKMIADRMVDSKRISPHVTSFVEADVTNLVNWRNKWKNEYKKREGENLTFTPIFIDAIAKAIKDFPMINVSVDGSTIIRHKDINIGMAVALPSGNLIVPNIKNADQLNLNGLTKKVNDLANRGRMNKLTPDDLAGGTYTVSNVGSFGNVMGTPIIMQPQVAIMAVGAIKKKPAVIETPEGDLIGIRHFMFLSHSYDHRVVDGSLGGMFVRRVADYLEQFDVNQTI
- the dnaK gene encoding molecular chaperone DnaK, with the translated sequence MGKIIGIDLGTTNSCVAVMEGNEPVVIPNSEGRRTTPSIVAFLDNGNGERKVGDPAKRQAITNPQNTIASIKRFMGHSYNEVSEEAKQVSYKVVQGGNNTVRVEIGDRQYTPQEISAMVLQKMKATAEEYLGTTVTEAVITVPAYFNDAQRQATKEAGQIAGLEVKRIINEPTAAALAYGLDKKSIDQKIAVFDLGGGTFDISILELGDGVFEVLSTNGDTHLGGDDFDQVIINWLADEFKKDEGLDLRKDPMALQRLKEAAEKAKIELSSSQETEINLPYIMPVDGVPKHLVRKLSRAKFEQLSDDLIRRSMEPCKKALQDAGLSTSDIDEVILVGGSTRIPKVQEEVEKFFGKKPSKGVNPDEVVAIGAAIQGGVLTGEVKDVLLLDVTPLSLGIETMGGVMTKLIESNTTIPTKKSETFSTASDNQPSVEIHVLQGERPMAKDNRTIGRFHLSDIPPAPRGVPQIEVIFDIDANGILHVTAKDKATGKEQKIRIEASSGLSEQEIEKMRKEAEANAEADKKAKEEIEKLNTADSMIFQTEKQLKEYGDKLSAGNKSNIENALGELRTAHGAKDIAGIDKALENLNNAWSAASQEMYAATQGQGAPGAEAGGGNGQPGGPQGAANDGGVTDVDYEEVDGSTNK